Proteins co-encoded in one Setaria viridis chromosome 9, Setaria_viridis_v4.0, whole genome shotgun sequence genomic window:
- the LOC117837924 gene encoding uncharacterized protein: MAGGFRVLHLVRPFLAFLPEVQSADRKIPFREKVIYTVISLFIFLVCSQLPLYGIHSTTGADPFYWMRVILASNRGTVMELGITPIVTSGMVMQLLVGSKIIEVDNSVREDRALLNGAQKLLGILIAIGEAVAYVLSGMYGSVSQLGTGNAILIILQLFFAGIIVICLDELLQKGYGLGSGISLFIATNICENIIWKAFSPTTINSGRGAEFEGAVIALFHLLITRTDKVRALREAFYRQNLPNVTNLLATVLVFLIVIYFQGFRVVLPVRSKNARGQQGSYPIKLFYTSNMPIILHSALITNLYFISQLLYRKYSGNFLVNLLGKWKESEYSGHSVPVGGLAYYVTAPSSLADVLANPFHALFYVVFMLSACALFSKTWIEVSGSSAKDVAKQLKEQQMVMPGHRESNLQKELNRYIPTAAAFGGVCIGALTVLADFMGAIGSGTGILLAVTIIYQYFETFEKERATELGFFGF; encoded by the exons ATGGCTGGCGGGTTTCGAGTCCTGCATCTTGTCAGGCCCTTTCTGGCTTTCTTGCCAGAAGTACAGAGTGCTGATAGGAAAATACCATTCAGAGAGAAAGTGATCTACACCGTCATTTCTCTCTTCATTTTCCTTGTCTGCAGCCAGCTCCCACTCTATGGCATTCACTCTACTACTGGAGCTGACCCTTTCTACTGGATGCGTGTTATTCTTGCATCAAACCGTGGTACTGTTATGGAGCTGGGTATTACTCCAATTGTGACATCTGGGATGGTGATGCAACTTCTAGTGGGATCCAAGATAATTGAAGTTGACAACAGCGTGAGGGAGGATCGTGCTCTGCT AAATGGTGCACAGAAGTTGCTTGGTATCCTGATTGCTATTGGAGAAGCTGTGGCATATGTTCTCTCTGGAATGTATGGCAGTGTGAGCCAACTTGGAACTGGGAATGCTATTCTCATTATACTTCAGCTTTTCTTTGCTGGCATCATTGTCATCTGTCTAGATGAACTCCTACAGAAAGGCTATGGTTTGGGTTCTGGTATCTCTCTGTTCATTGCTACTAATATCTG TGAGAATATCATCTGGAAGGCGTTTAGCCCCACAACCATCAACAGTGGGCGTGGTGCTGAATTTGAGGGAGCTGTCATTGCATTGTTCCATCTGTTGATTACTCGAACTGATAAAGTCCGAGCTCTACGCGAGGCTTTCTACCGTCAGAATCTTCCAAATGTGACCAATTTACTTGCTACTGTCTTGGTCTTCCTCATTGTTATCTACTTCCAAGGCTTCCGTGTTGTGCTTCCAGTGAGATCAAAGAATGCTCGTGGTCAACAAGGCTCATACCCAATCAAGCTGTTCTACACTTCCAACATGCCTATCATTCTGCACtctgctctgattaccaacctCTATTTCATATCCCAG CTTCTCTACAGGAAATATAGTGGAAATTTCCTTGTTAACCTTCTTGGGAAATGGAAGGAATCTGAGTACTCTGGCCATTCTGTTCCTGTTGGTGGTCTTGCTTACTATGTTACTGCACCATCAAG CTTGGCTGATGTTCTGGCAAATCCATTCCATGCACTGTTCTATGTGGTCTTTATGCTGTCAGCTTGTGCTCTCTTCTCAAAGACATGGATTGAAGTTTCTGGTTCGTCAGCGAAGGACGTTGCTAAGCAGCTGAAG GAACAACAAATGGTGATGCCAGGCCATCGTGAGTCGAACCTGCAGAAGGAACTGAACAGATACATCCCCACTGCTGCTGCATTTGGCGGAGTATGCATTGGTGCATTGACTGTTCTAGCTGATTTCATGGGTGCAATTGGCTCAGGAACTGGTATTCTGCTTGCTGTCACCATCATATACCAGTACTTTGAGACATTCGAGAAGGAAAGGGCAACCGAGCTTGGTTTTTTTGGTTTCTAA
- the LOC117837925 gene encoding casein kinase II subunit alpha-2: MAWCALRSRVLPLPAAAATAAPHGLLLRFLLSTAAPHYHRRRRVAPTAHAAAAEAPLPMTPRFGRATRHPGGATSVARVYADANAQRPKEYWDYESLDIQWGEQDGYEVLRKVGRGKYSEVFEGFRPGSDDRCIIKILKPVKKKKIKREIKILQNLYGGPNIVKLLDVVRDEESKTPSLIFEYVNNTDFKVLYPALSDYDIRYYIFELLKALDYCHSRGIMHRDVKPHNIMIDHEKRQLRLIDWGLAEFYHPKMEYNARVASRCYKGPELLVDLLDYDYSLDLWSLGCMFASMIFRVDPFFSGQDNYDQLVKITEVLGTEDFYNYLEKYGLQLDPQLERLVGRHNRKPWTKFVNARNIHLVSSEAIDLVDKLLRYDHQERPTAKETMAHPYFNPIRSSESSRTNSQ, encoded by the exons ATGGCCTGGTGCGCCCTGCGCAGCCGCGTCCTCCCGCTtccggcagccgccgccaccgccgcgccccacggcctcctcctgcgcttcctcctctccaccgcGGCCCCGCActaccaccggcgccgccgcgtcgcccccACGGCCCACGCCGCGGCAGCTGAGGCGCCGCTCCCCATGACCCCCCGCTTCGGCCGGGCCACGCGGCACCCCGGGGGCGCCACCTCCGTGGCGCGCGTCTACGCGGACGCCAACGCGCAGCGGCCCAAGGAGTACTGGGATTACGAGTCGCTCGACATCCAGTGGGG GGAGCAGGATGGGTACGAGGTGCTGCGGAAGGTGGGGAGGGGGAAGTACAGCGAGGTGTTTGAAGGCTTCCGGCCTGGAAGCGATGATAGATGCATCATTAAGATCCTCAAGcccgtgaagaagaagaag ATAAAGAGGGAAATAAAAATACTTCAGAACTTATATGGAGGACCAAATATTGTAAAGCTACTTGATGTTGTCAGAGATGAGGAATCAAAGACGCCCAGTCTGATCTTTGAATATGTCAATAACACTGACTTCAAAGTGCTCTACCCTGCACTATCTGATTATGATATCAGATATTATATTTTTGAATTATTAAAG GCACTAGATTATTGTCATTCACGGGGTATCATGCACCGAGATGTCAAACCTCACAATATCATGATTGACCATGAAAAACGCCAGCTTCGTCTTATTGATTGGGGTCTTGCAGAGTTCTATCATCCCAAGATGGAATACAATGCTAGAGTTGCCTCAAG ATGCTACAAGGGTCCTGAACTTCTTGTGGATTTGTTAGATTATGATTACTCATTGGATTTGTGGAGCCTTGGTTGCATGTTTGCATCAATG ATATTCCGGGTGGACCCTTTCTTTAGTGGCCAGGATAATTATGACCAGTTAGTGAAAATAACTGAG GTTCTTGGCACAGAAGATTTCTATAACTACCTTGAAAAATATGGTCTCCAGCTTGACCCACAGCTGGAAAGACTTGTTGGAAG ACATAATAGGAAACCATGGACAAAGTTTGTCAATGCTAGGAACATACACCTAGTTAGCTCCGAG GCTATCGATTTGGTAGATAAGCTCCTCCGGTACGATCACCAGGAAAGGCCTACAGCAAAGGAAACCATG GCTCATCCATATTTCAATCCAATAAGAAGTTCCGAAAGCAGCAGGACAAATTCACAATAG
- the LOC117837922 gene encoding uncharacterized protein isoform X2, which yields MDAGAEELQLRDAARSQAQNLDPGPVDKSVLVEQEFHKSEAIFVGKIYKPVRFIEHGTRLNQWEVKHEGMLALLQRSGFYHLSLLKRVQLDHALLNALVERWRRETQTFHLRFGEITVLLKDVAILTGLRVHGAPVTGPTNCNWEQLCTQLLGQEPPQIKGGSINIAWLHDTFKTLPEGANQSDVEYAARAYILYQIGCSLFPDPSGTRVHLRYLALLRDFDASGEMAWGAAVLAHLYRELGKASMKGKANCCAFLTLLQIWAWEHIQIGCPERLENKILPDDWPLGCRWNVAFKNRENVRSMDHEFYRHGLDTISDCQITWDPYTPNLIAGLPAICTFGSAVWRSRTPLICFQIVEMHVPDRVLLQFGMVQHIPDPVEAVERVTMQGKADQNWPTYHDKYIKQWQNRLFSVVEQQDTGISDPTHPRNCYLEWYWRITRRWISTPVECPIISYELSGHADEVLVDLVSTVQGRIRTLLLSEIDVKRMKESLTDIDVYITVKMAEAKQIMQSGVPTGMGIRSAKSAMICSNDVDPTQATVAKLELVGDDHVEGNTILQLDQMRRIQPAGGTVDLAPLITGDTTSNKTEDVHPQEDPLDITMTEVNLQDIISTPLQDAMTDIMNTSAEDATLEDISDSDVKNGSASIETVEVKETGGSMYNIKIYKKVTAEMQECASAPLIDGQGTVCDASVLPEFYKILCVSSNKEQLQKITGAAENDGRIEEVVGTRSENSTGPGMMGRPFNAIEPGDTLNTSMKKLSSVPGHVECPSVSEQEEPDAASPGRDKLQDAVQTQPEDVVQDGVDAVQNQIFQENAKDPIENGPWQKPVATPAEDLLISSAGEITQRSVNSVTGEGNNTIGREESAGNEDLGNPVPNELSKRRKLTIPSHENSEFCLTIEATKMGTTKTDEKTDQNVRSGSGQLIAFTRRKRKALMQSSP from the exons ATGGACGCGGGGGCTGAGGAGCTCCAGCTCCGCGACGCAGCTCGGTCCCAAGCACAG AACCTAGACCCTGGTCCTGTTGATAAATCTGTCCTCGTGGAACAGGAATTTCACAAATCAGAAGCTATATTTGTTGGGAAG ATATACAAACCTGTAAGATTTATCGAACATGGCACCAGGCTTAACCAGTGGGAAGTGAAACATGAGGGGATGCTTGCGTTATTGCAGCGTTCTGGATTTTACCACCTGTCTTTATTGAAGCGGGTTCAGTTAGACCATGCATTGTTAAATGCATTGGTTGAAAGGTGGCGGCGTGAAACACAGACGTTTCACTTGCGGTTTGGAGAAATTACAGTGCTCTTGAAGGATGTAGCAATTCTTACTGGGCTTCGTGTACATGGTGCTCCTGTCACTGGCCCGACAAACTGTAATTGGGAGCAATTGTGCACACAGCTTCTGGGCCAAGAACCTCCACAGATCAAAGGTGGTTCTATCAACATTGCATGGCTGCATGACACTTTCAAAACATTACCAGAAGGTGCTAATCAGTCAGATGTAGAGTATGCTGCACGAGCTTACATTCTGTACCAAATCGGCTGCAGTTTATTTCCTGATCCGAGTGGAACTAGAGTGCACTTGCGATATTTGGCCCTACTCCGCGATTTTGATGCCTCAGGAGAGATGGCCTGGGGGGCTGCTGTTCTTGCCCACCTCTACAGAGAGCTTGGAAAGGCCAGCATGAAGGGCAAAGCAAACTGCTGTGCGTTTCTTACTCTTCTTCAG ATATGGGCATGGGAGCACATCCAGATTGGCTGTCCTGAACGGCTAGAGAATAAGATTCTACCCGATGATTGGCCCCTTGGATGCAG GTGGAATGTCGCCTTCAAGAACCGTGAAAATGTCCGATCCATGGACCATGAGTTTTACAGGCATGGGCTTGATACTATATCAGATTGTCAG ATCACATGGGACCCATACACACCAAACCTGATAGCTGGGCTTCCTGCAATATGCACATTTGGATCCGCAGTTTGGCGATCAAGGACTCCGTTAATATGCTTCCAGATAGTGGAAATGCATGTGCCTGATCGTGTCTTACTGCAATTTGGAATGGTGCAGCACATACCAGACCCAGTTGAGGCTGTTGAACGTGTTACAATGCAGGGTAAAGCTGATCAAAATTGGCCTACTTACCATGATAAGTACATTAAGCAATGGCAGAACAGGCTCTTCTCTGTTGTTGAGCAACAGGATACAGGGATTTCAGATCCTACTCATCCAAGGAATTGTTACCTTGAATGGTATTGGCGAATTACACGTCGATGGATTTCCACTCCAGTTGAATGTCCAATTATATCCTATGAGTTATCTGGGCACGCTGATGAAGTTCTG GTTGATTTGGTAAGTACAGTACAGGGACGGATTAGAACTTTGTTACTAAGTGAGATTGATGTGAAAAGGATGAAGGAATCACTTACTGACATTGATGTGTACATCACTGTTAAAATGGCGGAGGCTAAGCAG ATTATGCAAAGTGGTGTTCCAACTGGCATGGGAATTAGGAGTGCTAAATCAGCCATGATCTGTTCAAATGATGTGGATCCTACTCAGGCTACTGTTGCGAAGCTGGAACTAGTTGGTGATGATCATGTCGAGGGAAACACTATACTGCAATTGGACCAAATGAGGAGAATTCAACCCGCAGGAGGAACTGTTGATTTAGCACCTCTCATAACAGGTGATACCACAAGCAACAAAACTGAGGATGTGCATCCACAAGAAGATCCTCTTGATATAACAATGACAGAAGTAAATCTCCAGGACATCATTAGCACACCTCTTCAGGATGCTATGACAGATATTATGAACACATCTGCAGAGGATGCTACACTGGAGGATATTTCAGATTCAGATGTGAAGAATGGCTCTGCGTCCATAGAGACCGTGGAAGTGAAGGAGACTGGTGGATCAATGTACAACATTAAAATCTACAAAAAGGTTACAGCTGAAATGCAGGAGTGTGCCAGTGCACCTTTGATCGATG GTCAAGGAACGGTGTGTGACGCTTCAGTCCTTCCAGAATTCTACAAGATCTTGTGTGTATCATCAAATAAGGAGCAATTGCAGAAGATTACTGGTGCAGCTGAGAATGACGGTAGAATTGAGGAAGTTGTGGGGACAAGATCGGAGAATAGTACAGGTCCAGGAATGATGGGTCGACCTTTTAATGCCATTGAACCTGGAGATACCTTGAATACATCTATGAAGAAGTTAAGTTCAGTGCCAGGTCATGTTGAATGTCCCTCTGTCTCTGAACAGGAAGAACCTGATGCTGCAAGTCCAGGCCGCGACAAACTGCAAGATGCCGTCCAGACACAGCCTGAGGATGTTGTTCAGGATGGAGTGGATGCTGTGCAAAATCAAATCTTTCAAGAGAATGCCAAGGACCCAATTGAAAATGGCCCTTGGCAAAAACCTGTTGCTACACCTGCTGAAGATTTGCTTATCAGTAGTGCTGGAGAGATAACTCAGAGAAGTGTTAACTCAGTCACTGGAGAAGGAAATAATACAATTGGAAGGGAGGAATCTGCTGGGAATGAGGACCTTGGCAATCCAGTTCCTAATGAACTATCTAAAAGGAGAAAATTGACGATTCCTTCCCACGAAAATTCTGAGTTCTGTTTAACAATAGAGGCTACTAAAATGGGAACTACGAAAACAGATGAGAAAACAGATCAGAATGTAAGAAGTGGCAGTGGCCAGTTGATAGCATTcacaagaaggaaaagaaaagcacTTATGCAATCATCACCCTGA
- the LOC117837922 gene encoding uncharacterized protein isoform X1 translates to MQIYKPVRFIEHGTRLNQWEVKHEGMLALLQRSGFYHLSLLKRVQLDHALLNALVERWRRETQTFHLRFGEITVLLKDVAILTGLRVHGAPVTGPTNCNWEQLCTQLLGQEPPQIKGGSINIAWLHDTFKTLPEGANQSDVEYAARAYILYQIGCSLFPDPSGTRVHLRYLALLRDFDASGEMAWGAAVLAHLYRELGKASMKGKANCCAFLTLLQIWAWEHIQIGCPERLENKILPDDWPLGCRWNVAFKNRENVRSMDHEFYRHGLDTISDCQITWDPYTPNLIAGLPAICTFGSAVWRSRTPLICFQIVEMHVPDRVLLQFGMVQHIPDPVEAVERVTMQGKADQNWPTYHDKYIKQWQNRLFSVVEQQDTGISDPTHPRNCYLEWYWRITRRWISTPVECPIISYELSGHADEVLVDLVSTVQGRIRTLLLSEIDVKRMKESLTDIDVYITVKMAEAKQIMQSGVPTGMGIRSAKSAMICSNDVDPTQATVAKLELVGDDHVEGNTILQLDQMRRIQPAGGTVDLAPLITGDTTSNKTEDVHPQEDPLDITMTEVNLQDIISTPLQDAMTDIMNTSAEDATLEDISDSDVKNGSASIETVEVKETGGSMYNIKIYKKVTAEMQECASAPLIDGQGTVCDASVLPEFYKILCVSSNKEQLQKITGAAENDGRIEEVVGTRSENSTGPGMMGRPFNAIEPGDTLNTSMKKLSSVPGHVECPSVSEQEEPDAASPGRDKLQDAVQTQPEDVVQDGVDAVQNQIFQENAKDPIENGPWQKPVATPAEDLLISSAGEITQRSVNSVTGEGNNTIGREESAGNEDLGNPVPNELSKRRKLTIPSHENSEFCLTIEATKMGTTKTDEKTDQNVRSGSGQLIAFTRRKRKALMQSSP, encoded by the exons aTGCAGATATACAAACCTGTAAGATTTATCGAACATGGCACCAGGCTTAACCAGTGGGAAGTGAAACATGAGGGGATGCTTGCGTTATTGCAGCGTTCTGGATTTTACCACCTGTCTTTATTGAAGCGGGTTCAGTTAGACCATGCATTGTTAAATGCATTGGTTGAAAGGTGGCGGCGTGAAACACAGACGTTTCACTTGCGGTTTGGAGAAATTACAGTGCTCTTGAAGGATGTAGCAATTCTTACTGGGCTTCGTGTACATGGTGCTCCTGTCACTGGCCCGACAAACTGTAATTGGGAGCAATTGTGCACACAGCTTCTGGGCCAAGAACCTCCACAGATCAAAGGTGGTTCTATCAACATTGCATGGCTGCATGACACTTTCAAAACATTACCAGAAGGTGCTAATCAGTCAGATGTAGAGTATGCTGCACGAGCTTACATTCTGTACCAAATCGGCTGCAGTTTATTTCCTGATCCGAGTGGAACTAGAGTGCACTTGCGATATTTGGCCCTACTCCGCGATTTTGATGCCTCAGGAGAGATGGCCTGGGGGGCTGCTGTTCTTGCCCACCTCTACAGAGAGCTTGGAAAGGCCAGCATGAAGGGCAAAGCAAACTGCTGTGCGTTTCTTACTCTTCTTCAG ATATGGGCATGGGAGCACATCCAGATTGGCTGTCCTGAACGGCTAGAGAATAAGATTCTACCCGATGATTGGCCCCTTGGATGCAG GTGGAATGTCGCCTTCAAGAACCGTGAAAATGTCCGATCCATGGACCATGAGTTTTACAGGCATGGGCTTGATACTATATCAGATTGTCAG ATCACATGGGACCCATACACACCAAACCTGATAGCTGGGCTTCCTGCAATATGCACATTTGGATCCGCAGTTTGGCGATCAAGGACTCCGTTAATATGCTTCCAGATAGTGGAAATGCATGTGCCTGATCGTGTCTTACTGCAATTTGGAATGGTGCAGCACATACCAGACCCAGTTGAGGCTGTTGAACGTGTTACAATGCAGGGTAAAGCTGATCAAAATTGGCCTACTTACCATGATAAGTACATTAAGCAATGGCAGAACAGGCTCTTCTCTGTTGTTGAGCAACAGGATACAGGGATTTCAGATCCTACTCATCCAAGGAATTGTTACCTTGAATGGTATTGGCGAATTACACGTCGATGGATTTCCACTCCAGTTGAATGTCCAATTATATCCTATGAGTTATCTGGGCACGCTGATGAAGTTCTG GTTGATTTGGTAAGTACAGTACAGGGACGGATTAGAACTTTGTTACTAAGTGAGATTGATGTGAAAAGGATGAAGGAATCACTTACTGACATTGATGTGTACATCACTGTTAAAATGGCGGAGGCTAAGCAG ATTATGCAAAGTGGTGTTCCAACTGGCATGGGAATTAGGAGTGCTAAATCAGCCATGATCTGTTCAAATGATGTGGATCCTACTCAGGCTACTGTTGCGAAGCTGGAACTAGTTGGTGATGATCATGTCGAGGGAAACACTATACTGCAATTGGACCAAATGAGGAGAATTCAACCCGCAGGAGGAACTGTTGATTTAGCACCTCTCATAACAGGTGATACCACAAGCAACAAAACTGAGGATGTGCATCCACAAGAAGATCCTCTTGATATAACAATGACAGAAGTAAATCTCCAGGACATCATTAGCACACCTCTTCAGGATGCTATGACAGATATTATGAACACATCTGCAGAGGATGCTACACTGGAGGATATTTCAGATTCAGATGTGAAGAATGGCTCTGCGTCCATAGAGACCGTGGAAGTGAAGGAGACTGGTGGATCAATGTACAACATTAAAATCTACAAAAAGGTTACAGCTGAAATGCAGGAGTGTGCCAGTGCACCTTTGATCGATG GTCAAGGAACGGTGTGTGACGCTTCAGTCCTTCCAGAATTCTACAAGATCTTGTGTGTATCATCAAATAAGGAGCAATTGCAGAAGATTACTGGTGCAGCTGAGAATGACGGTAGAATTGAGGAAGTTGTGGGGACAAGATCGGAGAATAGTACAGGTCCAGGAATGATGGGTCGACCTTTTAATGCCATTGAACCTGGAGATACCTTGAATACATCTATGAAGAAGTTAAGTTCAGTGCCAGGTCATGTTGAATGTCCCTCTGTCTCTGAACAGGAAGAACCTGATGCTGCAAGTCCAGGCCGCGACAAACTGCAAGATGCCGTCCAGACACAGCCTGAGGATGTTGTTCAGGATGGAGTGGATGCTGTGCAAAATCAAATCTTTCAAGAGAATGCCAAGGACCCAATTGAAAATGGCCCTTGGCAAAAACCTGTTGCTACACCTGCTGAAGATTTGCTTATCAGTAGTGCTGGAGAGATAACTCAGAGAAGTGTTAACTCAGTCACTGGAGAAGGAAATAATACAATTGGAAGGGAGGAATCTGCTGGGAATGAGGACCTTGGCAATCCAGTTCCTAATGAACTATCTAAAAGGAGAAAATTGACGATTCCTTCCCACGAAAATTCTGAGTTCTGTTTAACAATAGAGGCTACTAAAATGGGAACTACGAAAACAGATGAGAAAACAGATCAGAATGTAAGAAGTGGCAGTGGCCAGTTGATAGCATTcacaagaaggaaaagaaaagcacTTATGCAATCATCACCCTGA
- the LOC117837923 gene encoding QWRF motif-containing protein 2 translates to MVAAGAAAAAPRLNPSPSPHRRRASSALSPAKSNANANAGDAGDARPKPKAKAVSSRYLLAPSSRSTSTSTSTSTSTTTTSSSSNSTSTSASTPSRRFASPLPRRSVSVDRPRPGPAGNAAVGEAGGPNAGTTTTTRSLSVAFQGRSFSFETSKVKPATSPSPSRRPVASAAGVITPERRRPAMGTVPERGKGFEGGGHTHHRWPMSARLSQGFEGNPLTKSLDCSLHKRDAAVLAAVRSLRQSMVFEEGGRRSSFDSGDYLMSSDTESVSSGSNSGSQDAGIGISHRGRQSSKGMSVPARFLQDAAASRSQRFADPGTPYLPYTSGLAASPRTAPVKKSLLNGFASSPLNRPIRQSSPSKLTGNPSRRMSSPSRARNSVGSGTSSWDHQGRSSSGYGINGEARRRWHGGSKVDCEHLLRILSNRQLQWRCVNAQADAALAAQKLTAEKFLSDAWITTLGMRKSVALKRFQLQLYRNNWKLMTVLKGQMAYLEEWSLLERDYTDSLSGIVEALTASILCLPVTDGAKADIQDVKNAVGSAVDIMQTIGSSICTLLAKLAGTSILVSDLSKVATQEGTLMEQSRELLSTLATMHVKYCSLQGQRVQTTDRRSMHT, encoded by the exons ATGGTGGCCGCCGGGGCAGCAGCGGCCGCGCCCCGGCTGAACCCGTCGCCgtccccgcaccgccgccgcgcctcctccgcgcTCTCCCCGGCCAAGTCCAACGCCAACGCCAacgccggcgacgccggcgacgcgcgGCCCAAGCCCAAGGCCAAGGCCGTCTCCTCCCGCTACCTCCTCGCGCCCTCCTCCAGGTCCACATCCACCTCCACATCGACCtcgacctccaccaccaccacctcctcgagctccaactccacctcgACCTCGGCCTCCACGCCCTCCCGCCGCTTCGCGTCGCCGCTGCCGAGGCGCTCGGTCTCCGTCGACCGCCCGCGCCCGGGACCGGCGGGCAATGCTGCCGTCGGGGAGGCCGGGGGGCCCAatgccggcaccaccaccaccacgaggAGCCTCTCCGTGGCGTTCCAGGGCCGGTCCTTCTCCTTCGAGACCAGCAAGGTGAAGCCGGCCACATCCCCGTCTccgtcgcggcggccggtggcttcggcggcgggggtCATCacgccggagaggaggaggcctgCTATGGGGACAGTGCCGGAGAGGGGGAAGGGGTTTGAGGGCGGGGGCCATACCCACCACAGATGGCCAATGTCCGCGAGGTTGTCGCAGGGGTTTGAGGGAAATCCGCTTACCAAAAGCTTGGATTGCTCTTTGCACAAGAGGGACGCGGCTGTCCTTGCTGCTGTCCGGTCGCTGCGGCAGTCCATGGTGTTTGAGGAGGGGGGTCGACGTTCCTCATTTGACAGTGGGGACTACCTGATGTCGTCTGACACAGAGAGTGTGTCGTCTGGGAGCAATTCGGGGTCTCAGGATGCTGGTATTGGCATATCCCACAGAGGACGCCAGTCGTCTAAGGGGATGAGTGTGCCCGCACGGTTCTTGCAGGATGCTGCTGCCAGCAGGTCGCAAAGATTTGCAGATCCAGGCACACCATACTTGCCGTATACCTCTGGATTGGCCGCATCTCCAAGGACAGCGCCGGTCAAGAAATCACTGTTAAATGGCTTTGCTTCATCTCCACTGAATCGGCCAATCAGGCAATCTTCACCAAGTAAGCTTACAGGTAATCCATCGAGGAGGATGTCAAGTCCATCACGGGCAAGAAACTCTGTGGGGTCAGGCACTTCATCTTGGGATCATCAGGGAAGAAGTTCATCCGGTTATGGTATAAATGGTGaagcgaggaggaggtggcatgGGGGTAGTAAGGTCGACTGTGAGCACCTATTGAGAATTTTGTCCAATCGGCAGTTGCAGTGGCGGTGTGTGAATGCACAGGCTGATGCTGCACTTGCTGCACAGAAATTGACTGCAGAG AAATTCTTATCTGATGCCTGGATTACTACCCTAGGGATGCGTAAATCTGTTGCTCTTAAGAGATTCCAGCTACAGTTATACCGAAACAATTGGAAACTCATGACAGTTCTAAAGGGACAG ATGGCATATCTTGAAGAATGGTCTTTATTAGAGAGGGACTATACAGATTCTTTATCTGGAATTGTGGAAGCTCTAACTGCCAGCATTTTGTGCCTTCCTGTTACTGATGGAGCAAAG GCTGATATCCAAGATGTGAAAAATGCCGTTGGCTCTGCTGTTGATATCATGCAAACAATAGGAAGTTCAATATGTACTTTATTGGCTAAG CTTGCTGGAACAAGTATTTTGGTTTCTGATCTTTCCAAAGTTGCTACCCAAGAGGGCACTCTAATGGAGCAGTCCAGAGAATTGCTGTCCACACTTGCAACAATGCAT GTCAAGTACTGTAGCCTACAAGGACAGAGAGTACAGACAACTGACAGGAGGTCCATGCATACCTAG